The genomic stretch AAATCCTCGATGTTGAAATTCTCTTCCATCCGCTGGCGATGTACCGATTTGGGAATGGCGACAATTCCGTGCTGCAAGTGCCAGCGTAGTACGACCTGTGCTGCCGATTTATTGTATTTGCGACCGATGCCGATCAGAATATCGTCCGTGAACAATCCGTTCCGTCCTTCGGCCAAAGGTCCCCATGCCTCCGCTTGTACACCGAGTTCCTGCATAATTCGTATCGCTTCGGTTTGCGGAGTATAAGGATGCGCCTCTATTTGATTTACCGCCGGAATAACTCTGGTATTATGGCATAAATCCAACAATCTGTCCGGTTCGAAATTGCACACTCCGATAGCCCGTACACGTCCTTGAGCATAGAGTTCTTCCATAGCCCGCCATGCGCCGTAATAATCACCGAAAGGCATGTGGATGAGATAGAGATCGAGGTAATCCAGCCCCAAACGGGTGAGCGAAGCCTCGAATGCCTGCAATGTCTGTTCGTAACCCATTTCCGAAATCCATGCTTTGGTCGTGATGAACAGTTCTTCACGCGGAATGCCGCTTTTCCGAATAGCCGTACCGACCGCCCGTTCGTTGCCATAGACCGAAGCGGTGTCGATGAGTCGGTAGCCTACGGCAAGCGCATCGGTAACAACTTTTTCGCACTCGGTGGCATCGGGTATCTGAAAGACACCAAAGCCTTGTACCGGCATCTTTACTCTGTTATTCAATTCTTTGAAATCCATATCCTAATATCCTTATAATCAGTTTTTCAAAATATTCAATCATGATTGTAGATACACTCCGAATCCATTCCAATAACCTGAATAAGAAACATTATCTATTGCATGAAGTTATTGAGTTTGTTGGCCGGATTGAGCGGCTTCTGGTCGGACAATACCAACGACTTGACCATATGCAGTGTCCCTTGCTTGTACTTCTGAAAATGTTCCGAAGCGATATGCTTCTCGTAAGCCTCGCGGCTTGCATAGGTTTCGAGAATCGTTACCTTGCAGGGGTTCTCCTTTTCGCCGACCGCATACATCGTCAGCACACCCGGTTCGGTGCGCAGGGAGATTTCGCCCACTTCAGTTGCGTATTTCATATACTCGTCAAGATACTGCGGGTAAACCTCTATTTTCGACAACCGCACGATGCCATCAGCGCTCATCGGCTCTTTAGCGCACATACCCGGCTGCTTATCCAGATTCAGACATTTGCCAATGATCTCTCCTGTCGCAAGATAGGAGTAGGTAGGGAACTCGAACAAGACGGGTTTCAGTTTCGTATAGTCGAGTTTGCTGTCGCTGTCGAGCACGTCGGAAGCGGCGTATGTATTGACTATCGCGCAAATGAAGTTGTCGAAACCCTCGGTTTCATAAATATCCACCACCTCGCACTCCATCGTGAGCGGCGATGCGTCGATGACGGGCGTACCGTATTCGCCAGTGTGGTAGGCGAAGACTTCCGACTTATCGACCATCGCACCGCTTACGCTTCCTACATAATCGGCCTTCGGCAACATCTCACGGCTCACGAGATTGACGGAAAGCCGTTTCGATTGCTTGATACCTTGGTTGGTGTAGTGGCTTTTGCTCATGCTGACCAGTATCCGGTCATGGTCGATAACGCCCGTGTGTCCCACCACGAGCCAGTTTACTTTCCCTTCGACCTCTGCCCCGACTACCGTCATCGGCTTGGGATAGAGTGCCAACAGGTTTCCGAGATTTTTCTTGTTCGTTTCCATAATATCGGGTTGAGCGGTGTTCTCCTTCACGACCGTACTGCACGACGACATGACAAGCAGCGACAGAACACCCAAAATCGTTTTTACCATAATTGATTTCCTTATTTATCTATTTGACTTTCGGTGAACGGGTCGGCACGATGCCCCATCAGGTCTATTTTCGTATACTCGCGGTCGAACTCCTCCATTTCCCAAGCCGAGAGACGTACAGTTCCCGCACCGAGCAAATCATCCAAATGTGCCGGGGTGGTTGTTCCGGGTATAGGAGCGATCCACGATTTGCGCGACAACATCCACACGAGGGCGAACTGCGCCGGAGTAACCCTTTTCCGTTCCGCCCATTTTCGCACCAAAGCCACGAGCGGCATATTGTGCTTCAGGGCTTCGGGCGTGAACTGCGGCAAGTTCCAGCGGCGGTCGCCCTCGTAGAAACGGCTGTTCTCGTCGATTACACCCGTGAGGAACGCACGTCCCAGCGGACAATAAGGCACGAAGCCGATACCGAACTCTTCCAACATCGGGAAGATTTTGGTTTCCGGCTCCCGCCACCAGATGGCATACTCGCTCTGTACAGCCGAAAGCGGGCAGACGGTGTGCGCCCGGCGGATGGAACGCGCACTCGCTTCCGATAGTCCCCAATGCAGCACTTTCCCCTCCTGCATCAAATCCTTAACTGTCCCGGCCACATCCTCCATCGGCACTTTCGGATCGACACGGTGCTGATACAGCAGGTCAATATGGTCGGTGCGCAGGCGTTTCAGCGAACCTTCCACTGCCCGGCGGATATGGTCGGGACGACTGTTGATGGCGGTCGGTTGCTTCTCCTCGACGCCGAAGCCGAATTTCGTCCCGATTTTCACTTTGTCGCGAAACGGTGCGAGTGCCTCGCCGACCCACTCTTCGCTGGTGTAAGGGCCATAGACCTCCGCCGTATCGAAGAAAGTGACGCCTTTGTCGTATGCCCGGCGAATCAGAGCGATCATATCCTTTTTGTCGTACTTCCCGCCGTAATAACCCACCATCGGCAGGCAGCCCAGACCGATGGCCGATACATCCAATCCTCCGAGTTTACGATACTCCATTGTGTCGCCCATATTCGGTGTATTTTCATCAGACTGATTTCCCGTCAAAGAGAACGAAGGAGTTTTGGCAAACACACGGGAAACACCAGTCGTAGCTCCGGCTGCGAGTAGTGCAAAACTCGATGCCGTCCTTAAGAAATTTCTGCGATCCATAATCTTCTATTTTTTCATTGTTCATTTTCTGATTGCAAATTTACCACGATTGAATAAGCCGGCTTGTATACGATTTACGGATATTTATACCCGAATCCTCGATTCTGCAATAGGACCGTATGTAATTCACAATCTCCGCTTTCCGCTTGTCAACGGTGATACGCATACAGACGGGAGCCTCCCCGTTTTTCAGCAGCGTCTGTCGCTTGATGTAAAACAACACACTCAGTGTACTACGTCTTTTTTCAACTCCCATACTTCTTGTATTTTTAGTGGTACAAAGTTAAATCGTATTGTTCCAAATCAGACTATGCAAAATATTGAGAATCAGCGAAAACAAAACTAAATCGTTGGACTTTTTTCTTCCCCGAAAAATCCAACGGATAAGCCAGTGCCAACTGCGTTATTCCGCTGCTTTTAGGTGTGGTGTTGGGCAAAAAGAAAAGTCCTAAAGTATTATACTTTAGGACTTTTCTTTTATTTTGCTTCATAAGAAAGCGGTGCGTACGGGACTCGAACCCGTGACCCCATGCGTGACAGGCATGTATTCTAACCAACTGAACTAACGCACCAATAATTTTGATAAATCGAAAAAAGACTTTTGCGGTGCGTACGGGACTCGAACCCGTGACCCCATGCGTGACAGGCATGTATTCTAACCAACTGAACTAACGCACCAATAATTTTAATAAATCGAAAAAAGACTTTTGCGGTGCGTACGGGACTCGAACCCGTGACCCCATGCGTGACAGGCATGTATTCTAACCAACTGAACTAACGCACCAATAATTCAAATAATCTTTCTTCCGATACTTTCTCTCTCGATTGCGGGTGCAAAGGTACGCATTATTTTTAAATCTGCAAGCATTTTGGCAAAAACCATTAAAAAAATATTCTCCGACTCCCTTTACCTTCCCATCCTAAAAATTACGATATTGTTATTATTTTAATCTTTTCAACAAACTTCTTGTTATAAAATTTAGCTCATTAGCAATAATTCGCTATTTTTGTGCACTCAATAGATTAAAATCGAAAATTAGGGAAAAAGATGAATACAACTGCAAAATTATTGTTGCACTGCCCAGACCAACCAGGCATTTTGGCAGAAGTCACAAACTTTATTACAATTAACAGAGGTAATATTGTCTACTTAGACCAATATGTGGACCATGTAGAAAATATATTTTTCATGCGTATAGAATGGGAAATAAAGGATTTCTTTATTCCTAAAGATAAAATAGAAGATTATTTTGAAACATTGTATGCCCAAAAATATGAAATGAAATTCCGTCTTTATTTCTCGGATGTAAAACCCAAAATGGCCATATTTGTTTCCAAACTGTCCCATTGCCTGTTCGATATGCTGGCACGCTACACTGCCGGAGAATGGAATGTGGAAATTCCGCTGATTATAAGTAACCATCCCGATCTGCAGCATGTAGCAGAACGCTTCGGTATACCATTCTATCTCTTCCCTATTACCAAAGAGAACAAAATGGAACAGGAAAAAGCAGAAATGGAGCTGTTGGAACAACATAACATCAATTTCATTGTACTGGCACGCTATATGCAAGTGATTTCCGAACAAATGATTGAAGCATACCCCAACCGTATCATCAACATACACCACTCTTTCCTCCCTGCGTTCGTTGGTGCAAAACCTTATCATGCAGCGTTTGAACGAGGAGTAAAAATCATTGGTGCGACCAGCCATTATGTTACCTCCGAACTAGATGCCGGTCCTATCATTGAGCAAGATGTAGTACGCATCACACACAAGGACACTGTGCAGGATTTAGTAAGTAAAGGTAAAGACTTGGAAAAAATAGTCCTTTCTCGTGCTGTTCAGAAACATATTGAACGAAAAGTATTGGCTTATAAAAATAAAACAGTTATCTTTAGCTGATGAAAATTGCTGTCGTAAAATATAATGCAGGAAACATCTACTCCGTAGACTATGCATTGAAGCGCCTTGGAGTAGAAGCAACCATCACTTCCGATAAGGAACTATTGATGAGTGCCGACAAAGTTATCTTCCCCGGTGTGGGCGAAGCCGAAACAACCATGAGCCATCTCCGGAAAAACCGGCTGGATGAAGTTATCAAAAACTTAAAACAACCTGTACTAGGTATCTGCCTGGGAATGCAGCTGATGTGCCGGCACTCCGAAGAAGGAAATGCCGATTGCTTGGGCATCTTTGATACTGATGTAAAGTTGTTCAGCCCCACCCGGCATGAAGACAAAGTACCCCATATGGGATGGAACACCCTGACCCATGTACGCAGCGACCTGTTCAAAGGATTCACCAAAGAAGAATTTGTGTACTTCGTACATAGCTTCTATGTGCCCCTGAACGAGTTTACGGCAGCACAAACAGATTATATCCTCCCCTACAGTTCGGCCTTGCACAAAGATAATTTTTATGCAACACAGTTTCATCCCGAAAAGAGTGGAGCCGTGGGCGAACGAATCCTGAGGAACTTTTTAGAATTGTGAACCATTACATTATATATAATAATGTATAAGAAGAAATAGATATGATAGAGTTAATTCCTGCCATCGACATTATTGATGGCAAATGCGTCCGTCTTTCTCAAGGAGATTATAGCACACAGAAAGTATATAACGAAAACCCGGTTGAGGTTGCCAAAGAATTTGAAGCTCATGGGATTCATCGTCTGCACATTGTCGATTTGGATGGAGCAGCCTCACGCCATGTTGTGAATTACCGTGTACTGGACCAAATCGCCAGCCGTACTTCTCTGGTCATTGATTTTGGAGGAGGGATAAAGACAGACGAGGATCTAGTCATCGCTTTCGATAATGGCGCACAAATGGTAACTCTGGGCAGCGTAGCCGTGAAAAATCCCGGACTTTTCAAAAAATGGCTGGAACAATACGGAAACGAGAAAATCATTCTAGGAGCTGATGTAAAGAAGAATAAAATTTCTGTCAATGGCTGGAAAGAGGAAAGTCAGCAGCAGTTGATCCCTTTTTTGAAAGATTATACTAAAGAAGGAGTTTTCAAGGTGTTGTGTACCGACATCAGCCGTGACGGAATGTTGCAAGGGCCTTCCGTGGAACTATACCAGCAAATCCTGAAGGAGTTCCCGGATATGCATCTGATAGCCAGCGGAGGAGTAAGCTGTATACAGGATATTATCGACCTGGAAATAGCCAAAGTCCCGGCTGTTGTTTTCGGCAAGGCGTTATACGAGGGAAAAATTACATTGAAAGACTTAAACCGTTTCATGTAAGAACAAATTATGTTAGCAAAAAGAATCATACCTTGCCTGGACATCAAAGACGGGCAGACCGTAAAAGGAACCAATTTCGTAAACTTACGTCAAGCAGGTGATCCGGTAGAACTGGGGCATACCTACAGTGAACAGGGAGCTGACGAGCTGGTCTTTCTTGACATCACTGCCAGCCATGAAGGACGCAAAACCTTTACCGATTTGGTAAAACGGGTGGCGGCTAATATCAATATCCCCTTTACTGTAGGAGGAGGTATAAACGAACTGAACGATGTAGACCGGCTATTGAACGCGGGAGCTGACAAAGTTTCTATCAATTCATCAGCCATCCGTAATCCGGATTTGGTAGACAAGATTGCCAAACATTTCGGTTCACAAGTTTGTGTGGTAGCCATTGACGCCAAGCAGACCGAAACTGGCTGGAAATGCTATCTGAACGGTGGCCGGATTGAAACCGACAAGTACCTGTTTGACTGGGCTAAAGAAGTGAACAACCGCGGGGCAGGAGAAATTCTCTTCACGAGCATGAACCATGACGGAGTGAAAAACGGATATGCCAACGAAGCCCTCTCCACCCTGGCCGATTTACTGACAATTCCCGTCATCGCATCTGGAGGCGCCGGATGCATGGAACATTTCCGCGATACATTTGCAAAAGGGAAAGCAGATGCAGCATTAGCAGCCAGCGTTTTTCATTTCGGAGAGATTAAAATTCCCGAATTAAAACAGTATCTTTGCGAGCAAGGAATTAATGTGAGGTTATAACTCTGTTTTTAATTGCATCTAAATCTGTTTCCATTACCATCCCAGACAGGGTGAAAGACTGGCAAACG from Phocaeicola dorei encodes the following:
- a CDS encoding aldo/keto reductase; the encoded protein is MDFKELNNRVKMPVQGFGVFQIPDATECEKVVTDALAVGYRLIDTASVYGNERAVGTAIRKSGIPREELFITTKAWISEMGYEQTLQAFEASLTRLGLDYLDLYLIHMPFGDYYGAWRAMEELYAQGRVRAIGVCNFEPDRLLDLCHNTRVIPAVNQIEAHPYTPQTEAIRIMQELGVQAEAWGPLAEGRNGLFTDDILIGIGRKYNKSAAQVVLRWHLQHGIVAIPKSVHRQRMEENFNIEDFMLTPEDMTAIASMNTGYNTILDLHAPEEVQRLYDIECPA
- a CDS encoding flavin reductase, whose product is MVKTILGVLSLLVMSSCSTVVKENTAQPDIMETNKKNLGNLLALYPKPMTVVGAEVEGKVNWLVVGHTGVIDHDRILVSMSKSHYTNQGIKQSKRLSVNLVSREMLPKADYVGSVSGAMVDKSEVFAYHTGEYGTPVIDASPLTMECEVVDIYETEGFDNFICAIVNTYAASDVLDSDSKLDYTKLKPVLFEFPTYSYLATGEIIGKCLNLDKQPGMCAKEPMSADGIVRLSKIEVYPQYLDEYMKYATEVGEISLRTEPGVLTMYAVGEKENPCKVTILETYASREAYEKHIASEHFQKYKQGTLHMVKSLVLSDQKPLNPANKLNNFMQ
- a CDS encoding aldo/keto reductase encodes the protein MDRRNFLRTASSFALLAAGATTGVSRVFAKTPSFSLTGNQSDENTPNMGDTMEYRKLGGLDVSAIGLGCLPMVGYYGGKYDKKDMIALIRRAYDKGVTFFDTAEVYGPYTSEEWVGEALAPFRDKVKIGTKFGFGVEEKQPTAINSRPDHIRRAVEGSLKRLRTDHIDLLYQHRVDPKVPMEDVAGTVKDLMQEGKVLHWGLSEASARSIRRAHTVCPLSAVQSEYAIWWREPETKIFPMLEEFGIGFVPYCPLGRAFLTGVIDENSRFYEGDRRWNLPQFTPEALKHNMPLVALVRKWAERKRVTPAQFALVWMLSRKSWIAPIPGTTTPAHLDDLLGAGTVRLSAWEMEEFDREYTKIDLMGHRADPFTESQIDK
- the purU gene encoding formyltetrahydrofolate deformylase, translating into MNTTAKLLLHCPDQPGILAEVTNFITINRGNIVYLDQYVDHVENIFFMRIEWEIKDFFIPKDKIEDYFETLYAQKYEMKFRLYFSDVKPKMAIFVSKLSHCLFDMLARYTAGEWNVEIPLIISNHPDLQHVAERFGIPFYLFPITKENKMEQEKAEMELLEQHNINFIVLARYMQVISEQMIEAYPNRIINIHHSFLPAFVGAKPYHAAFERGVKIIGATSHYVTSELDAGPIIEQDVVRITHKDTVQDLVSKGKDLEKIVLSRAVQKHIERKVLAYKNKTVIFS
- the hisH gene encoding imidazole glycerol phosphate synthase subunit HisH, whose translation is MKIAVVKYNAGNIYSVDYALKRLGVEATITSDKELLMSADKVIFPGVGEAETTMSHLRKNRLDEVIKNLKQPVLGICLGMQLMCRHSEEGNADCLGIFDTDVKLFSPTRHEDKVPHMGWNTLTHVRSDLFKGFTKEEFVYFVHSFYVPLNEFTAAQTDYILPYSSALHKDNFYATQFHPEKSGAVGERILRNFLEL
- the hisA gene encoding 1-(5-phosphoribosyl)-5-[(5-phosphoribosylamino)methylideneamino]imidazole-4-carboxamide isomerase, whose translation is MIELIPAIDIIDGKCVRLSQGDYSTQKVYNENPVEVAKEFEAHGIHRLHIVDLDGAASRHVVNYRVLDQIASRTSLVIDFGGGIKTDEDLVIAFDNGAQMVTLGSVAVKNPGLFKKWLEQYGNEKIILGADVKKNKISVNGWKEESQQQLIPFLKDYTKEGVFKVLCTDISRDGMLQGPSVELYQQILKEFPDMHLIASGGVSCIQDIIDLEIAKVPAVVFGKALYEGKITLKDLNRFM
- the hisF gene encoding imidazole glycerol phosphate synthase subunit HisF, with amino-acid sequence MLAKRIIPCLDIKDGQTVKGTNFVNLRQAGDPVELGHTYSEQGADELVFLDITASHEGRKTFTDLVKRVAANINIPFTVGGGINELNDVDRLLNAGADKVSINSSAIRNPDLVDKIAKHFGSQVCVVAIDAKQTETGWKCYLNGGRIETDKYLFDWAKEVNNRGAGEILFTSMNHDGVKNGYANEALSTLADLLTIPVIASGGAGCMEHFRDTFAKGKADAALAASVFHFGEIKIPELKQYLCEQGINVRL